A genomic region of Candidatus Schekmanbacteria bacterium contains the following coding sequences:
- a CDS encoding ABC transporter ATP-binding protein: protein MVIVENLTKDFDSGFSLKNITVSIGKGEKVSLFGPNGAGKTTFLRILACLISPTSGSFRILGHPQNERIEILKHLNLAPQSGHFYETLTIRQNLEFYGKMYGLEKEESEKRINELLQKFDLSSKIDQPVSHLSKGMKQRLLIIKSLINSPQILLLDEPYSGLDVKSSEILHEYLNSFSDMTMITATHDFDTGVHEGRRILIFNDGSIIFDGQWSESPEEFKNFYLKVIEDDKAGLGAGI, encoded by the coding sequence ATGGTGATTGTAGAGAATCTGACTAAAGATTTTGACTCAGGCTTTTCATTAAAGAACATAACGGTCAGCATCGGCAAAGGAGAAAAGGTAAGTCTTTTTGGTCCAAACGGTGCCGGTAAGACTACATTCTTAAGGATACTTGCCTGCCTTATCAGCCCCACATCCGGTTCATTTAGAATTTTAGGGCATCCGCAAAACGAACGAATTGAAATATTAAAGCATTTGAATCTTGCCCCCCAGTCAGGCCATTTTTATGAAACGCTTACGATAAGGCAGAACCTCGAATTTTATGGGAAGATGTATGGTCTTGAAAAAGAAGAATCAGAAAAAAGGATTAACGAACTGTTACAGAAATTTGATCTAAGCTCTAAAATAGACCAGCCGGTTTCGCACCTTTCAAAGGGGATGAAACAGCGTCTTCTCATAATAAAGTCCCTTATCAACAGCCCGCAGATATTGCTCCTTGATGAGCCATACTCAGGGCTTGATGTGAAATCCTCAGAAATCCTTCATGAGTATCTGAATTCATTCAGCGACATGACAATGATTACTGCCACTCATGATTTCGATACAGGAGTTCACGAAGGGAGAAGAATCCTTATTTTCAATGATGGTTCAATAATATTCGACGGACAGTGGAGTGAAAGCCCTGAGGAGTTTAAAAATTTTTACCTGAAAGTAATCGAGGATGATAAAGCAGGCTTGGGCGCTGGCATATAA
- a CDS encoding aldehyde ferredoxin oxidoreductase family protein: protein MKADIVNILRINLSDGKVSGSSRDSSFRKQFIGGRGINSKLLFDETGPDVKPLSEENKLIFGTGALSGTKSPASARFTVSAKSPLTGILGDANAGGNFGPELRKSGCDHLIIEGKSDHPVYIFINNGKVEIRDASKLWGKNTRETETLIRKELGDDRVRIACIGQAGENLVRFGSVMHEERAAARTGMGAVMGSKKLKAVAVRGTNEVEIADAKKFNLLKRDLHKKASETKLAKTIGKYGGTMGTPITDRIGIIALKNFNQTSGFENVQNFDPEKIVEKFYTGNKSCYACPIHCGHKFEIKEGPYKGEWGNKIEEGVVTPFGPTCYNSDIASIFKINNMVNQYGMDSLEAGGLIAVAIDLFQNGVITEKDTDGLILDWGKPEILMKLIDKIAFRQDIGDILAEGALPAAKKIGHGAEKYISHSKGMTFGGIDLRIMKGLALCLATATRGCDHLRGGVPTETVGGLGRYTPEMALKMFGTTEVLDHKSYVKAVVAIRMQHIAAITDSLEICRFASESNGGGLTIDDQTELFNVITGFNLSLDEILEAGERIFNIERLYINREGIRRTDDRLIGKWVDGPVPSGPFKGEIIDEQKWEGMLDDYYTRRNWDVKTGIPTRSKLESLGLTSEAEWLNRIGK from the coding sequence TTGAAAGCTGATATTGTAAACATCCTAAGGATAAATCTTTCAGACGGCAAAGTGTCGGGCTCATCGCGTGACTCTTCTTTCAGGAAACAATTCATAGGCGGAAGAGGAATAAACTCAAAGCTTCTCTTTGATGAGACAGGCCCTGACGTAAAACCTCTCTCAGAAGAAAACAAACTCATATTCGGGACAGGCGCCCTTTCCGGAACCAAGTCGCCTGCTTCCGCGCGCTTTACCGTAAGCGCAAAATCGCCTCTCACAGGAATCTTAGGCGATGCCAATGCCGGCGGCAACTTCGGCCCTGAGCTTAGAAAATCAGGATGTGATCATCTAATAATCGAAGGAAAATCAGACCATCCGGTTTACATATTCATAAATAACGGAAAAGTTGAAATAAGGGATGCTTCAAAACTCTGGGGGAAGAACACCCGCGAAACAGAAACGCTTATAAGAAAAGAGCTTGGAGATGACAGGGTAAGAATTGCCTGCATCGGACAGGCAGGAGAAAACCTCGTAAGGTTCGGTTCGGTGATGCATGAGGAAAGGGCAGCCGCAAGAACAGGGATGGGAGCGGTAATGGGCTCAAAGAAATTAAAAGCCGTAGCTGTCCGCGGGACAAATGAAGTGGAGATAGCTGACGCAAAAAAATTTAATCTTCTTAAACGCGATCTCCACAAAAAAGCTTCAGAGACAAAGCTTGCCAAGACCATAGGCAAATACGGCGGAACAATGGGAACACCTATAACCGACAGGATTGGTATAATCGCCCTCAAGAATTTCAACCAAACTTCAGGCTTCGAAAATGTCCAGAATTTCGATCCGGAAAAGATAGTAGAAAAATTCTATACCGGCAATAAATCCTGCTATGCATGCCCCATTCACTGCGGACACAAGTTTGAAATAAAAGAGGGACCATACAAAGGGGAGTGGGGAAACAAAATCGAAGAGGGAGTGGTGACTCCCTTCGGACCAACTTGCTATAACTCGGACATCGCTTCCATATTCAAAATCAACAACATGGTCAATCAGTACGGCATGGATTCCCTTGAAGCAGGCGGGCTCATCGCTGTCGCCATCGACTTGTTCCAGAATGGCGTAATCACTGAAAAAGACACTGACGGGCTCATTCTTGACTGGGGGAAACCGGAAATTCTGATGAAGCTAATAGACAAGATTGCTTTCAGGCAGGATATAGGTGACATACTTGCTGAGGGCGCTCTCCCTGCGGCAAAAAAAATCGGACATGGCGCGGAAAAATATATCAGCCACAGCAAGGGAATGACTTTTGGAGGCATAGACCTGCGTATAATGAAAGGTCTTGCCCTTTGTCTTGCCACAGCAACAAGGGGGTGCGACCACCTAAGAGGCGGAGTGCCTACTGAAACAGTAGGAGGATTGGGAAGATACACACCGGAAATGGCGCTAAAGATGTTCGGGACAACGGAAGTCCTTGACCATAAATCCTATGTCAAGGCGGTCGTGGCAATACGTATGCAGCATATAGCCGCCATTACCGATTCACTTGAGATCTGCCGCTTTGCAAGCGAATCAAACGGCGGAGGACTGACTATTGATGACCAGACAGAGCTTTTCAATGTAATCACAGGATTCAATCTCTCTCTTGATGAGATACTTGAGGCAGGGGAACGGATATTCAACATTGAAAGGCTTTACATAAATAGAGAAGGGATAAGGCGCACTGACGACAGACTAATAGGAAAATGGGTGGATGGCCCTGTGCCCTCAGGCCCGTTTAAAGGAGAGATAATCGACGAGCAAAAATGGGAAGGGATGCTCGATGATTATTATACGAGAAGAAACTGGGATGTAAAAACAGGTATCCCTACCCGAAGTAAACTAGAATCTCTTGGTCTTACCTCAGAAGCAGAGTGGTTAAACCGGATAGGCAAATAA
- a CDS encoding glycosyltransferase family 39 protein yields MVKPDRQIKAQGTKSLTGFLIPAGILILSLILRLTGISYGLPQRLHPDEWSQIQPALSMFSGDYNPHIFYYPSFTVYFYFLSFKLASFIMPAVFKFSASDSSFWMLGRIISAIFGSANVIALYLLAQKIYDRKTAIVSALILAIYPLHVQSSHYAIVDIPLMLWITAALFFMCKAFDEENSRALLLAGIFCGLASSTKYTALPLMLILIVSYFVLEAGKEKKEFTERNAVRTLSVLCIIAGVFLLLFSLPLVKPYLQGFFESVLSSDRKIEEGDLGFFIFGKLRSGVMVSGLILLSVPLLLMFLPSLRKYLSVNPFSSELIYPLLLSIVIFFIVSPYILFDFTAFLQDIKFSTKVTTLGYYENKIWSEGRGSSPLAAFLRMLGSSGKLLSFMSLAGIFLSLKKRALPIFLWAGIYLLMISSWTLTMPRFILPLVPCFILFAACAITRGGEFVSSVSGKRIKEWVTVSALIIILCFKPVQMTIGIEKQFLEKSTLTEAFLWAEKNIPEKSRLIVIGDAPDMSLSDKKFNIAITTNSEADYLIAGFYKLNKEDILKQANLPINLLPIKSFSAKEDEVSGPEIYIYQLGSKVTSSR; encoded by the coding sequence GTGGTTAAACCGGATAGGCAAATAAAAGCGCAGGGGACAAAAAGCCTTACCGGATTTCTCATCCCCGCAGGCATATTAATCTTATCATTAATTTTAAGACTGACCGGTATTTCCTACGGACTTCCCCAAAGGCTTCATCCAGATGAATGGAGCCAGATACAGCCTGCCCTCTCAATGTTCAGCGGAGATTATAATCCGCATATATTTTACTATCCATCATTTACGGTCTATTTTTATTTTCTCTCGTTCAAGCTCGCATCATTCATAATGCCGGCAGTTTTTAAGTTCAGCGCATCAGATTCCTCTTTCTGGATGCTTGGCAGAATTATCTCCGCTATCTTTGGAAGTGCAAATGTCATTGCGCTTTATTTGCTGGCGCAAAAAATTTACGACCGTAAAACAGCCATTGTGTCGGCTTTGATTCTCGCGATTTACCCGCTCCATGTCCAGTCATCGCATTATGCAATCGTTGATATACCGCTTATGCTCTGGATAACTGCGGCTCTTTTTTTTATGTGCAAGGCATTTGACGAAGAAAATAGCCGCGCTCTTCTCCTTGCAGGCATATTCTGCGGACTTGCCTCATCAACAAAATACACGGCTCTTCCGCTCATGCTAATACTTATAGTTTCATACTTTGTTCTCGAGGCAGGCAAAGAGAAAAAAGAATTTACAGAGAGAAATGCAGTCAGGACACTTTCAGTATTATGCATCATTGCAGGTGTTTTCCTTCTCCTCTTCTCTTTGCCGCTGGTCAAACCGTATCTTCAAGGGTTTTTTGAAAGCGTCCTCAGCAGTGACAGAAAAATCGAAGAAGGAGATCTGGGATTTTTTATTTTCGGGAAGTTAAGGTCAGGTGTAATGGTTTCAGGGCTTATACTCCTTTCCGTCCCCCTGCTGCTCATGTTTCTGCCATCTCTCCGTAAATATCTAAGCGTCAATCCTTTCAGCAGTGAACTGATCTATCCGCTGCTGCTATCTATAGTTATATTTTTCATAGTGTCGCCTTATATACTTTTTGATTTTACAGCTTTCCTGCAGGACATCAAATTTTCTACAAAGGTAACGACTCTCGGCTATTATGAAAATAAAATCTGGTCTGAAGGCAGAGGAAGTTCTCCATTAGCAGCTTTTTTAAGGATGCTGGGGAGCAGCGGAAAGCTTCTTTCTTTTATGTCATTAGCAGGAATCTTTTTATCTTTGAAAAAACGAGCACTCCCGATTTTTCTGTGGGCAGGTATTTATCTCCTGATGATAAGCTCATGGACACTCACCATGCCGCGCTTCATCCTCCCTCTTGTTCCTTGCTTTATATTGTTCGCTGCTTGTGCAATCACAAGGGGAGGAGAATTTGTCTCAAGTGTATCAGGGAAGAGGATAAAGGAGTGGGTAACTGTTTCTGCACTCATTATAATTTTATGTTTCAAGCCTGTCCAGATGACAATTGGAATTGAAAAGCAGTTTCTCGAAAAATCAACATTAACCGAGGCATTTCTATGGGCAGAAAAGAATATTCCGGAAAAGAGCAGGCTAATAGTCATCGGCGATGCACCGGATATGAGTTTGTCAGATAAGAAGTTTAATATTGCCATTACAACAAATTCTGAAGCTGATTATCTCATAGCAGGTTTCTATAAACTCAACAAAGAGGATATTCTCAAACAAGCTAATCTTCCAATTAACCTGCTGCCAATAAAATCATTTTCGGCAAAGGAAGATGAGGTCTCCGGACCTGAGATTTACATCTATCAGCTTGGGTCGAAAGTTACATCAAGCAGGTAA
- a CDS encoding ATP-binding protein: MKQRKFWKEKIEKAWNERSVIWLSGVRRAGKTFLCQSLPDTEYFDCELPSVRRMMSDPESFLDSFRKKRVIIDEIHRLGNPSELLKIAADHYKDIRLIATGSSTLGASAKFRDTLAGRKTELWLTPMTISDTNDFENPDITHRFLRGGMPPFFMSSQIPEKDFQEWMDAYWAKDIQELFRLERRYSFQKFAELLMMQSGGIFEATRFTRLCEVSRSTISNYLKALEATYVVHIIRPFNTRKTSEIISAPKVYTFDTGFICYYRGWHNLRPDDMGFLWEHLVLNELHAHLQSHNINYWRDKKGHEVDFILVRRGKPPLAIECKWSADDFDASNLQSFFRQYPKAEGLVVANDVKRSFSKKYGNVSVKFLNLQELLTHI, encoded by the coding sequence ATGAAACAAAGAAAATTCTGGAAGGAAAAGATCGAAAAGGCATGGAATGAACGCTCTGTAATCTGGCTCTCAGGTGTAAGGCGTGCCGGCAAAACCTTTCTTTGCCAAAGCCTTCCTGACACAGAGTATTTCGACTGCGAACTTCCAAGTGTCAGAAGAATGATGAGTGATCCTGAGTCATTCCTTGACAGTTTTCGCAAAAAAAGGGTCATCATTGATGAAATACACAGGCTTGGTAACCCCTCAGAGCTTTTAAAGATTGCTGCAGATCATTATAAAGATATTCGCTTGATTGCCACCGGGTCATCAACTCTCGGAGCATCGGCAAAATTCAGAGACACACTTGCCGGACGCAAGACAGAACTTTGGCTAACTCCTATGACTATTTCTGATACAAATGATTTTGAAAATCCTGATATTACACACCGGTTTTTGCGCGGTGGGATGCCTCCGTTCTTTATGTCATCGCAAATACCTGAAAAGGATTTTCAGGAATGGATGGATGCCTACTGGGCAAAAGACATACAGGAGCTTTTCAGGCTTGAACGGCGCTATTCATTTCAAAAATTTGCAGAGCTTCTTATGATGCAAAGCGGCGGCATTTTTGAAGCAACCCGATTTACCCGTCTTTGTGAAGTAAGCCGTTCTACCATTTCAAATTATCTTAAGGCTCTGGAAGCAACTTATGTTGTCCACATTATCCGCCCATTCAATACAAGGAAAACATCCGAAATCATATCAGCACCGAAAGTCTATACTTTTGACACAGGCTTTATATGTTATTATAGAGGCTGGCATAATCTTAGACCCGATGATATGGGCTTCCTCTGGGAACATCTTGTGCTTAACGAACTGCATGCACACTTGCAGTCGCACAATATCAATTACTGGCGCGACAAAAAGGGACACGAGGTAGATTTTATTCTTGTTCGCAGAGGCAAACCTCCTCTTGCCATCGAATGTAAATGGTCAGCAGATGATTTCGATGCATCTAACCTTCAGTCTTTTTTCCGGCAATATCCTAAAGCAGAAGGACTTGTCGTGGCTAATGACGTCAAACGCTCTTTCAGCAAGAAGTATGGAAATGTTTCAGTAAAGTTCTTAAATCTGCAGGAACTTCTAACGCACATCTAA
- a CDS encoding NAD(P)/FAD-dependent oxidoreductase gives MSDKCDVVVIGGGPAGLTSAWKLAESGLKVILIETKKTAYRYKRPCCAMVILEPEFHGELVATQKGSIIFRKNDFSIPYEGEFNDLNRSVKFSASGYKFLVSKKSGYPLARTINKEALLKTLYHKGLNAGVEMREGETAVNIENLKDGVEVIVRRNSKLYSLNASYAVAADGVNSTMIAALGLNLGRKHLYQTRVIGYEFEDVDSPFSDSFMQFKGKVYGASGAITVTPKPLLEEGKLVYEVSIGPDSKKGETAEGLLKNFLSKEFVAPWFKHARLSATIGCMWHLYEPLSNPVCGRVVLAGDGPSFQEVENQGAMMCGYKASEAIRAEMEGKSGFDEYREFWQKSFEFNDPKVLYETARGFGLRNFGDEELDFLFSMVDNEVLDGTINHFKVGNTMLAEFEKRFDYIKKKRPDIAEKLSKFINPEQKIEKFFW, from the coding sequence ATGTCTGACAAATGCGATGTTGTCGTGATAGGCGGCGGACCTGCGGGTTTGACTTCCGCGTGGAAACTTGCCGAGAGCGGATTAAAAGTCATATTGATCGAGACCAAGAAAACTGCTTACCGTTACAAGCGCCCCTGCTGTGCCATGGTAATCCTTGAGCCTGAATTCCATGGAGAGTTAGTTGCAACGCAGAAAGGTTCTATCATATTCCGGAAAAACGACTTCAGCATCCCATATGAAGGTGAATTCAATGACCTCAACAGGAGCGTGAAGTTCTCTGCATCAGGATACAAATTCCTTGTAAGTAAAAAAAGCGGATATCCTCTTGCAAGGACTATAAACAAGGAAGCGCTCCTTAAAACCCTCTATCACAAAGGGCTCAATGCCGGAGTTGAGATGAGGGAAGGGGAGACCGCCGTAAACATTGAGAACTTGAAAGACGGTGTAGAAGTCATAGTGCGCAGGAACAGTAAGCTCTACTCCCTCAATGCATCCTATGCTGTCGCTGCCGATGGAGTGAATTCCACAATGATTGCAGCGCTTGGTCTCAACCTGGGAAGAAAACATCTCTATCAGACACGGGTTATAGGCTATGAGTTCGAGGATGTGGATTCACCGTTTTCAGATTCCTTTATGCAGTTCAAGGGAAAGGTTTATGGAGCTTCAGGCGCAATTACTGTGACACCAAAGCCCTTGTTGGAAGAGGGTAAGCTGGTGTACGAAGTTTCAATCGGTCCTGACAGTAAGAAGGGTGAAACAGCAGAAGGTTTGTTGAAAAATTTTCTCTCAAAGGAATTTGTGGCTCCATGGTTTAAGCATGCCCGTCTTTCGGCAACTATTGGCTGTATGTGGCATCTCTATGAGCCTCTTTCAAATCCGGTGTGCGGCAGGGTGGTGCTTGCAGGGGACGGTCCATCGTTCCAGGAGGTTGAAAATCAGGGGGCCATGATGTGCGGTTATAAAGCTTCTGAAGCTATAAGGGCAGAGATGGAAGGGAAGAGCGGATTCGATGAATACAGAGAGTTCTGGCAGAAGTCTTTTGAATTCAATGATCCGAAAGTGTTATATGAAACAGCCCGCGGTTTTGGTTTAAGGAACTTCGGCGATGAAGAGCTGGATTTCCTTTTCTCAATGGTTGACAATGAAGTCCTTGACGGAACGATAAACCATTTCAAGGTTGGCAACACGATGCTTGCCGAGTTTGAGAAGCGTTTTGATTATATAAAAAAGAAGCGCCCCGACATTGCGGAAAAGCTCTCGAAATTCATCAATCCGGAGCAGAAGATAGAGAAGTTCTTCTGGTAG
- a CDS encoding heme exporter protein CcmB, which translates to MIKQAWALAYKDFQIESGKKTLFKSLIFLSVILIFLSSFVVIKNPEFKPVVGSLVIWLILVDILFQSINRSLTSEDESDCWEALRLCPISSKAIFLGKFIYNSALVITVEIVTLPLYIIFFNLGKSAFIMLIPILLTSFGFIAIGLLIALLSLRNQGRELLTNVMSLPLFLPALFLGLRTSLELSVGASLYDILDFLLYLFCFDLLAFAIAYFAFDTKMAE; encoded by the coding sequence ATGATAAAGCAGGCTTGGGCGCTGGCATATAAGGATTTTCAGATCGAATCAGGGAAAAAGACATTATTCAAATCCCTGATATTCCTTTCCGTTATTTTGATATTTCTTTCAAGTTTTGTGGTAATAAAGAATCCGGAATTCAAACCTGTTGTCGGTTCACTTGTGATCTGGCTGATACTGGTGGATATATTGTTCCAGTCCATCAACAGGTCTCTTACATCAGAAGATGAAAGCGATTGCTGGGAGGCGCTTAGGCTTTGCCCCATATCTTCTAAGGCAATCTTTCTCGGAAAATTCATATATAATTCCGCCCTTGTCATTACTGTGGAGATTGTGACCCTTCCTCTTTACATTATTTTTTTTAATCTGGGCAAATCCGCATTTATCATGCTGATCCCGATTCTTTTGACTTCCTTTGGTTTTATTGCCATCGGCCTGCTGATTGCCCTGCTCTCCCTTAGGAATCAGGGACGCGAACTGCTCACAAACGTTATGTCACTTCCTTTATTTCTTCCCGCTCTTTTCTTAGGGCTTCGGACATCGCTCGAATTATCAGTGGGTGCAAGTTTATATGATATATTGGATTTCCTCCTTTATCTTTTCTGTTTTGATTTGCTCGCCTTCGCTATTGCCTATTTTGCCTTTGATACCAAGATGGCGGAATAA